From the Streptomyces nigrescens genome, one window contains:
- a CDS encoding nitroreductase/quinone reductase family protein: MSRYREIKFRAVTSFQRRIGNPITSRFPQQTLLETTGRKSGLPRRTPIGGRRIGRAFWFVSEYGDKSQYVRNIQENPQVRVRIKGRWYAGTAHPVPEDDPRARLKTLPRLNSTAVRAVGTRLLTFRVDLID, from the coding sequence ATGTCGCGCTATCGCGAGATCAAGTTCCGGGCCGTTACCTCGTTCCAGCGGAGGATCGGCAATCCGATCACCTCCCGGTTTCCGCAGCAGACCCTTCTGGAGACGACGGGGCGGAAGTCCGGATTGCCCCGGCGGACACCGATCGGCGGGCGCCGCATCGGGCGTGCCTTCTGGTTCGTCTCCGAGTACGGCGACAAATCGCAGTACGTGCGGAACATCCAGGAGAATCCGCAGGTCCGGGTCAGGATCAAGGGGCGATGGTATGCCGGTACCGCCCATCCGGTCCCGGAGGACGACCCCCGTGCCCGGCTCAAGACCCTCCCGCGGCTGAACAGCACGGCGGTCCGGGCGGTCGGGACGCGACTGCTGACGTTCCGGGTCGATCTCATCGACTGA
- a CDS encoding GNAT family N-acetyltransferase, protein MEDLGLVAWPPEPIRTDRLVLREPEPRDRAAFIELLASPEVHTYLGGPRPRDELEREMSGAPERWPGSFVVDLDGSMIGQILLRRATGNRRPAAEGKADLGYLFLPQAWGFGYAAEACAAALGWLAGALPGEPVVLTTQTANAGSMRLAAKLGFTEVERFEAWGAEQWLGMWSPVTPSS, encoded by the coding sequence ATGGAAGATCTGGGACTCGTGGCCTGGCCGCCTGAGCCGATCAGGACCGATCGGCTCGTGCTCCGTGAGCCCGAGCCCCGGGACCGTGCGGCGTTCATCGAGCTGCTCGCCTCGCCAGAGGTGCACACCTACCTCGGCGGCCCCCGGCCGCGTGACGAGCTCGAGCGCGAGATGTCCGGGGCGCCCGAGCGGTGGCCCGGGAGCTTCGTCGTTGATCTCGACGGGTCGATGATCGGCCAGATCCTGCTCAGGAGAGCAACGGGGAACCGTCGCCCGGCTGCCGAGGGGAAGGCCGATCTCGGCTACCTGTTCCTGCCGCAGGCGTGGGGATTCGGGTACGCCGCCGAGGCGTGCGCGGCGGCACTCGGCTGGCTCGCCGGCGCGCTTCCCGGTGAGCCGGTGGTGCTCACCACCCAGACCGCCAACGCCGGCTCGATGCGTCTCGCGGCGAAGCTGGGGTTCACTGAGGTAGAGCGGTTCGAGGCCTGGGGCGCCGAGCAGTGGCTCGGTATGTGGTCCCCGGTCACGCCGTCCAGTTGA